One Syntrophales bacterium DNA segment encodes these proteins:
- a CDS encoding peptidylprolyl isomerase, whose protein sequence is MSQVKKGSRVKIFYTGRLKDGKVFETNVGGTPLEFTVGKGKVIKGFETGVMGMKTGETRTVTIKPADGYGPKDPSLVWTVPAAELPAGIVPEPDREVSFTRADGIEVEGRIVKTEGDQVTIDGNHPLAGRNLTFEIKVVGIG, encoded by the coding sequence ATGTCGCAGGTGAAAAAAGGCAGCCGGGTGAAAATCTTCTATACGGGAAGGCTCAAGGACGGAAAGGTTTTCGAGACCAATGTGGGCGGCACGCCTCTGGAGTTTACCGTTGGAAAGGGAAAGGTTATCAAGGGCTTTGAAACCGGTGTCATGGGCATGAAGACGGGTGAGACCAGAACGGTCACCATCAAGCCGGCAGACGGTTACGGCCCGAAGGATCCTTCCCTGGTATGGACCGTGCCGGCCGCTGAGCTGCCTGCCGGCATCGTTCCGGAGCCCGACAGGGAGGTTTCTTTTACCCGGGCCGACGGCATCGAAGTGGAAGGGCGCATCGTGAAAACGGAAGGGGACCAGGTGACCATCGATGGAAACCACCCTCTCGCCGGCCGCAACCTGACCTTCGAGATCAAGGTCGTCGGCATCGGATAG